A stretch of Lactuca sativa cultivar Salinas chromosome 6, Lsat_Salinas_v11, whole genome shotgun sequence DNA encodes these proteins:
- the LOC122194604 gene encoding uncharacterized protein LOC122194604: protein MALKYSQYYTQVLEQRSLRNIVYSCVIYLRLSIVFLCGISFYLTVLFLSRDRPTISVDDLYVSSLNKTSSSLTNTTTIDIDLKFQNENSRVGIYYEDPLNLTITYIPQNITIFINIQGFYQGNGKGNNIQASAVFQNLFSDVEQRRILGETHVLLFGAAKVIDFRVDLEAKIKFKSIENKKSNLLVRSDVKVNGNTGTSVLKTIQMKYTSGSNNWGAVQWLLFLPFFISFMVVTFIGVLIPLIILLVFSSKNF from the coding sequence ATGGCATTGAAATATTCCCAGTATTATACTCAAGTTCTGGAGCAACGATCACTCAGAAACATAGTTTACTCATGCGTTATATATTTAAGACTCTCAATTGTCTTCTTATGCGGTATTTCATTTTACTTGACAGTCCTATTTCTATCTCGTGATCGTCCCACCATTTCAGTTGATGATTTGTATGTTTCTTCGCTAAACAAAACCTCCAGTTCGTTGACTAATACCACTACAATCGATATCGACCTCAAATTCCAGAATGAGAATTCTCGGGTAGGCATTTACTACGAGGATCCTCTAAATCTCACCATCACTTATATCCCACAAAACATAACCATTTTTATCAACATTCAAGGGTTTTATCAAGGGAACGGAAAGGGTAACAATATCCAAGCCTCTGCAgtgtttcaaaacttgttttcagaCGTTGAACAGCGTAGGATACTGGGAGAAACGCATGTTTTATTGTTTGGTGCAGCCAAAGTGATTGATTTCAGGGTAGATTTGGAGGCCAAAATAAAGTTTAAGTCGATTGAGAACAAAAAGTCCAATCTGTTGGTCAGATCTGATGTGAAGGTCAACGGCAACACTGGGACGTCTGTTCTAAAGACTATTCAAATGAAGTATACTTCTGGATCGAATAACTGGGGAGCTGTGCAATGGCTACTATTCCTtcctttttttatttcatttatggTTGTTACTTTCATTGGTGTTTTGATACCTTTAATAATACTGCTGGTTTTTTCTTCTAAAAACTTTTAG